The window GTCAGGGAGTGGGTGCTTTGCATGTTCCTCAAACAGGAATCGTAGATTATAAGCGGGTGGCCATGGTCTATGAAAAGAAATTTACAGCCTTAGGAGGAGTAGTATTGTTCAATCATAAAGTTCTGGATATTAATGATTTAAATAATTCTATTACAATTAATACTTCAGCAGGAGATATCAACACAAAAATCGTAATTAACTGTGCAGGGTTATATGTTGATAAGGTTGCTGCCATGCTTGAAAAAGACCCTTTACCCATAAGGATTATACCTTTTAGAGGGGAGTATTTCAAGATAAAAAAAGAGAGAGAATACTTGGTAAAAAACTTGATCTACCCGGTACCGGATCCAAATTTCCCATTCTTGGGCGTTCATTTTACCAGAATGAAAAAAGGAGGTGTGGAAGCAGGACCCAATGCTGTATTAGCCTTTAGAAAAGAGGGGTATAAAAAAACTGACTTTAATTTAGATGAATTTTTGGAAGCAGTGACCTGGCCGGGCTTACAAAAAGTAGCCGGTAAATATTGGAGGACAGGATTGGGAGAATACAAGCGCTCATTTATTAAATCTGAATTTACTAAAGCCTTACAGGAATTGATACCTGACATAACCTCAGCTGATTTGGTTTCGGGAGGTGCAGGTGTCAGAGCACAGGCTTGTGACAGAGAAGGAGGATTATTGGATGACTTTGCCATTCAAGAAACTGCCAAAGCAGTGCACGTTATTAATGCCCCTTCCCCTGCAGCAACTAGTGCCTTGTCTATAGCTGATAAAATCAGTGAACTAGCCTTACAAAAAGTTTAATAGGAAGGATACAAAGACCTTTTCCATCCAAATTGATACGGGTAAAAAGTATTTATTTGCAACCCTTAAATTCTCTGGTAAAAAATAAAGGGTTGCAATTTCGATAATTACTAAAATTCAACCGGATTATGGATTTAGATTCGTAGGTAATGCTACAATCTGAAAAAATCAGGATTTGAGAAACTTTTAACCTAATGCCGCAATGGTAAGCCTGACTGATTTGAGGCACTTCCTGCGTAGGCTTACTCGGTACTACAAAAATTGCACTCCTCCGGAGTCCTACATTGGATTCTGTTTTCTGGATGGCTGCGATTATAAAAGGTTAATTCTCGGAACAACGATTTTCTCATTATTTTAGGTCGAAATCAGGTTTCTACTAATGAGAGTATTTAATTACCCTTAGGTTACCTAAAAGCTTTATGCATTTCTGCCAAAATTGGAGGAAATAAAATTTTTATTCCCGGTACTCCCTCACATCTTTTAAAACAGCATTTGTGGCTTTTTTAAAATCTTCCATATGACCTTCTAAGCAGGAATTAAAATTACCCTCTTCCATTATTTTTTTACCTTCAGACAATATATTAGACAAACGATGGAGTCCAAAAAGCCCTAAAGTAGGTTTAATTTTATGCCGAGCCAGCTTGATACTATTGGAGTCCTTGTTTTCTATTCCTTTCAGATAAGTAGTTTCAAGTTCTTCAACAGCGATCTCTATGGCATCTAGCAGTTGATTTCGGAAGTCTACATCATCCTCAACCATCTCTTCAATTTTTGTGAAATCAATATTGGTGTAATTTTTTTCCATAGTTGTCAATTAGTAGAAAACTAAAATTGCCTAGTCATTAAATTAATCAAACGACTGAATTAAAAAAACGAATATGCCAAGATATTTCAAGGTTTTAGAAAAATTATGAAATAAATCTAGTGCCACATATTTACGCTACTACAATCTAGCCCGATTAACTTTCATTACCGCTAGACATGCTGCCTGCCAAAAAACCTGTACTCCAGGCAGCTTGAAAATTATATCCTCCTGTAATTCCATCAACATCTATTACCTCCCCTGCAAAGAATAGTCCTTTTACCAATTTACTCTCCATGTTTCTGGCATCAATCTCATTTAAGGATACCCCACCAGCTGTTACAAACTCCTCCTTAAAGGTAGTTTTTCCTGAGACTTTTAAAGAAAATCTCATTAAATTTTCAATTAATTTATTTATTTTTTTCTTGTTAGTTTCTCCCCACTTTAATTCAGGATTGATTTCCGCTTTCTCAATTAAATATTCCCACAACCTACCCGGTAAAGCGAATAGTGGATTTTTGTGAACCACTTTTAAAGGGTGATTTTGTTTAAAAGCTAATAATTCAGTCCTTAGGCCTTCTTCAGTAAATTCATCTCGCCATTTGATAAGTGCAATAGCTTTATACTCTTTTTCATGTAGCCACTCCGCACCGAAAGCTGAAAGTTTTAATACGGCAGGCCCACTTATTCCCCAGTGGGTAATTAATATGGGACCGGAATATTGTAACTGACTTCCTTCAAATCGTACGTGTCCATTGGGGACACTTAATCCTTTAAGTTGAATAATTTTAGAGGTTGGTGCATTGAAAGTAAATAACGATGGGATTGGAGCATGAACTGTATGCCCCAACTGTTCGACTAAGGAATACCCTTCTTTCTTGGGTTTCCCTCCAGTACAAATCACCAATTTATCTACCAAAAATTTCTCTTTTTCACTGTTCAATATAAACTTGTCATCATACCGTTTTACTTCTTGTATACCAGTTTTATATAAAACCTTAACTCCATAATTTTTCGCTTCTTTTTTTAACACCTCAACAATACTGGATGAGCTGTTACTAACCGGAAAAACCCTACCATCCTCTTCTGTTTTTAGTGGTACCCCTCTGCTTTCAAACCATTGAATTGTATCCTTGGAATTAAAGGCCTTAAAAACTTTTTTCATGAAATTCTTACCCCTTGGGTAACCTTTCAGGAACTCGGAAGGTGACTCGGTTCCATTTGTGACATTGCACCTTCCACCTCCGGACACCAAAACCTTAGACAATACTTTATTGGTTTTTTCAAATAATAAAACCTCTGCACCATTTTTAGCAGCTTCAATTGCTGCAAAAAAACCTGAGGCTCCTCCTCCAATTATTCCAACCTTTAATTTCTCCAATTTGATGATTTAGCTTACTTTTATCTTTTTTTATTTGTCAATGAACCCATAATACCACGCGTTAATTCCCTAAAGAAAGTTCTACCCAACTGCCTTACCATGGTGTTTTTGCTCAAGGCTTCAAAAAAACTTTCCTTTTCCTTAGCTGATGCTTTCCTTTTGCTGCTGGAAGGGGCTTCTTTCTCCCGATTCTCAGGTGCCGCATTGTTCAGCTTTTCCTCTAGAATTTCAAATGCACTCTCCCGGTTGATTGGTTCATTGTATTTACTAACCAACTTTGATTTTTTAACCTGATTATCAATTTCATCTGCACTTAAAATACCCATTCTTGACACTGGAGCTCTTAACAAAGTATGTACCAAGGGTGTTGGGATACCTTTTTCATTCAATGCTGTAATCAGTGCTTCACCAATCCCCATGGAAGTCAAAACCTCAGAGGTTTCATAAAAAGGTGAAATTGGATAATTTTCAGCAGTTTTATTTATTGCTTTTCGGTCTTTGGCAGTAAAAGCCCTTAAAGCATGTTGTACTTTAAGCCCCAATTGCCCTAAAATTTCATCAGGCACGTCAGTGGGTGTTTGGGTACAGAAAAAGATTCCTACTCCTTTTGAACGAATCAATTTGACTATTGCCTCAATTTTCTCTAGCAAGTCCTTACTTGCATTGGAAAAAACCAAATGTGCCTCATCAATAAAAAGACAGAGCTTTGGTGCTTCCTGATCACCTTGCTCAGGGAAGGTCTCGTAGATTTCTGAAAGTAAACTTAACATAAATGTTGAGAACAATTTGGGCCGGTTTTGAATATCTGTCAATCGAATGATGGATACCACTCCACGACCTGATTCTTGTCTTACAAAATCTTCCACATCAAAAGAACGCTCTCCATAGAAATTTTCAGCTCCTTGCTGCTCAAGCTCTATAATTTTTCTCAGAATTGTATTGACAGAATTGGAAGAGACAGCCCCAAACTCCTTGGTAATTTCTGCCTTGCCTTCATTGATGACATATTTAAGTATAGATCTTAGGTCCATAAGGTCAAGCAATGGAAGATGCTTCATGTCACAATACCTAAACACCAATGAGAGAATTCCGGATTGAGTATCATTTAAATCTAGGATTTGAGACATCAATACAGGTCCAAATTCCGATACAGTAGCTTTTAACTTAACTCCTTTTTCATTACTAATAGACATCAATTCTACGGGTATGCCGGTGGCTTCATAGGGCACACCAATACTCGCACATCTTTTTTCTATATGCTCATTGTTGGTTCCGGGACAAGCCAAACCAGTTAAGTCACCTTTTAAATCCATTAGGACTGATGGTATCCCTTTTAAAGATAATTGTTCAGCAATGACTTGAAGGGTTTTTGTTTTACCCGTACCTGTAGCTCCGGCAATTAAACCGTGTCTGTTTAAGGTCTTTAATGGGATTTTTACTTGGGCCCCGTTAAGGGCCTGTTGATCAAGCATTCCTGTACCAATAATAAAAGAATCTTTTTTAAAGGTATAGCCCAGATTGATATGCTCCTTAAATTTGTCTGTTTGTTCCATCAATATGTCATTAATATAAAAAAACCTTAATGCAATCAATTAATTTGCATTAAGGTCTCAAGCTAAAGAAATAGGTGCAAAATTGGTTTTACTACAAAAGACCAACCAAAAGGTTTATAATTATTGACCACCAAATTCAAAGGTTTATTCGTTAAGGTCAAACTTTATTTCAAAACCGCACTACTCTTTAAAAATAAATAATTTTATTGAATTAATGGGTCACTACGGGATCCAAATTTTTTGCTTGTTCTATAAAATCTGTCACTCTGGAAAGTGCCGGAACAGCATTGGTTAAATTTTTGGCTTCATTGGTGGCCACGAGTGCTTGATGTAAATTTTCAGCATTCCTGTTTCTTAATTCTTTAACAGTATCTACGCCTGCGGCCTTTAATAATTCAGCAAATTGACTTGCGATGCCCTTAATTCTAAATAAGTCAGCCATATTCACCCAGTTTAGAATTATTTTTTCATCAATCCCACTTGCAGCTGAAATTTCTTTACGACCACTTTTTGAAGCACCTTTTTCTAGCAGTTTCTCTACAGTTACTATTCCGGCAGCAGAAAGTTTCTCTTTATTTACCGGACCTATACCTTCAATTTTTGTAATAGAATGTGACATAATAATATAATTAAGTTTATTGAATAAAAGTATTATTTAAATAAGCCTCCCAAACCACCTTTGAGTAAATCAGAAGCCTTATCTGCTATGGCTTTACCGGATGATTCTCCTAACATCTTTACCAAATCTGTTTTTTCTAAATCTCCGCTTTTGGTACTTGAAATTGCAGATATGATTTTAGGTAATACAAAGGAAGCGATGGACATGGCCATTTCTGGTGAAACACCTAATTTTGAAGCGTAGCTTCCTGTCAAATTGCCTAAAATACTTTTGAACATGGGATTCTGAGTCAATCCACTCCCTTGGTTTAGCATTCCTAGTATTCCATCTAAATTACCCCCGGCTGCTTCTTTAGAAATACTTTCAAATAAACTACTTTTGGTAGTGCTAACTGCTTCCGAAGCTTTACTTTGGTCAAGCCCGAATTTTTGTGTCAAACCTGAAATTAATTCAGGTGACAGATTCTCTAAAAGTGAAGAAATCATATGAATTTTGTTTAATAGAATTTAATAATTGAATCTGTAATTTATAAGTTTATTTTGTACTTTAAAAATATTCCTATTTTTTGTCAAAAATCATTAGGTGATAATAAAGTATAATTTTCTGTTTCCTTAAATAAAACAAATTCATTTCGATTTTTTCAATTATCAATAACCGTTCCATTTTTTAAGAAAGGATGATGCCTATTTACTGAAAATACATTGAAATGGAGCATTTTATTCTCATATTAAATTAATTTTACTGTATTTTTTCTTTAAATCGCTTAACTAGGGCTTTCAATTTATGAACTAAATAAAATCTTAAATAAATACAATTAATGCTTATATTATATGAAAACATTTAATTTATTTAATCCACTAGGCATAAATTAAATCACAAAATATTACCATAAACTCTCATGTAAATATTCAATTTAAATTCCGTTGTTGAAAATCCTTTTTATTTATAATCCTGCACTAATTGGTTAAACAAATGAGAGAATTATTTGGCGTTAAGCATTAAATGAGAACATGCCAACACTTAAAAATATTGATTATTCCTTCAAAACTCCTGCAAATCAGATTAAAAAATCAACGGATTGTATGAATAATTCTATGGATGCTTATTTGCCTTTACCCAAGTTCATATTTAGTAATGCTAATTGGTTAAAAAACATTAAAGTTTATTTCTAAAATTGAAATTTACCTTAAAGGTATTTACTTTGCTGTCTAGAAGATTCATAAAAATGAAAAAACACCCTTTCCTGATAATTTTATTCCTACTTGTTGCTATTGGATTTTCCCGGCCATTTAGTACTTACGCCCAAAGCCCCAACTTGGGAACTACATCAGCAATGATGAGCAAGGCAAATACAGCCATGGAGAATGGTGATTATACAACAGCCAATACAGTATTTAGAGAAATTATAGAAAGCAATCAGCCTATTCCTGCTGAAATGCCATACCTTTTTTCTAAAACTTTATTTGCCTTAGGGCAATACCATAACAGTCAAAGTTTTGTAAACAAATACTTGGACTTGAATGGATTTAAAGGAAGTTTTTACAGACAAGCAAAAGACCTTCAAAAACAATTGGAGAGTCCCTTAGCTGAAATTGCTTCATGTCAGTACTGTGATGCACGTGGCTATAGATATGGAACTTGTGAAACATGTCATGGAGAAGGAAAATCAGAACAAGCTTGCTCTCTTTGCAAAGGAAGAGGAGTGATTGGTTGTAGCCGCTGTGCTGGAGACGGAATGGTGACCAAAAGAAATGTTTTCAATATCCTTGAGTATTTTGAATGCGAACGTTGCTCAGGAAAAGGAAGATTAACATGTACTTCCTGTCATGGTAGTCTGGTGGAAATTGATACTTGCCCGGTTTGTGAAGGTACCGGTCACCTACTTACTGAAGAACTTTGCGACCACACTGCTCCGGAAAAATAATTCATTTTAACTTTTACTCTTTGACATAGTGGGAGATAACTGGATTGAAAGATCATATTAAAATAAAATTTTTAAAAGGCACGAGAGTATCGATCGTATTTTTTTATTTGTTACAATTACATCAATGTCATAACCTTTGCTAATAAAAATAACCTTGAATACTTAATTGTAAACAGCTGTTTTACAACATTATAATCCATTTTGATTAAAGTTCAATTTCCTTAAATAAGATTTAAATAAAGCAGGACCATCCGAAACTTTTGAACAAGCACCATCCACCCAATTAGCTCGCTGAGAAAACTTCAATCAATACCACAACAGCATTCAAATTGAGATGTAAACCCCAGAAACCTAATGGTATTATGCTACAAAAGATTGTTGTCAAGGGCAAATGTCGGTTTAAAGTAGTTTTAACCTTTAACATAACGCATTTCACCTAATTGAATTAAAACCCTTATAAAATTAATTATGGAATGGGAAACCATCTATTCCATATTATCTTATATACGTCTAAAAGCATAAAGGTACATGACTCCCTAAGCCATTTCTAAATCATAAAGCACCAAACGTTAATCCCTTTTAGAAACGCTGGTAAATAAAACCAATTGTTATTTGTTAAAGCAAATATAGAATCCCCTACTTCGGTATTTATCATTTGGATTTATCTCACCAGCTTAATCATTTGATTACCAATTCTTTAAACTATTTTAATTAAAGGTCAATTTAATTGAACGTTATTTAATCGCTATTTTGGTAGAGTCACTGCACACAAGCTCTCAACTTTATAATCCATATGATCAAAAAACCACAGAGCGAACCAATGCATTTAAACATAACATATTGAATAATACATGATTATAAAATTTAAACACCGTTTAATTGATTTAAATAGAATTCAATAAAAGCACTTCTTAAAACAATAAATAGAAAATCTATTTTCAATTTAGCTAATAATTTTTACTAAACTTTTGATAATGTAAATCTATACATACTCCTTATAATCAGCAATTTACGTTTGTTCAATTATGTTAAATACTATTCAAAAAAAGTCATAATTGAAACTATCCAAAAAAAAAGGCCTGAAAAATCAGGCCTTTGGAATTATTAATAAGGGGATAAATTATCTACAATACTTTTTTACAGATTCCTTTGCAGGAGCATAGTTATTGGTTACTGCTGCTTTAAAATCCTTACAAGCATTAGCTGTTTGATCAGTGGCCACATATAGCAAGCCTCTGTAATAATAAGCCTGACCATTTTTAGGGCTCATTTTTATGGCAGTATTGTATTCTCTAATTGCCTCCTTTACATTACCCAATTTGTGCATGGATCTGGCCTTTAGAAAATAAGCCATTGAAGGAGCACCTGAAACAGATACAGCATGGTCTGCATACATTAATGCCAATTCCGGTTTATCATTGTTATGATACAAGTTGGAAAGACTTAGCAGTATTTGTGTGTTTTTAGGCTCTTGTTTCAACGCGCGCTTGAAACTATCTTCAGCTTTTTTGAAATCATCCAGCTCTTCATGAGCCCTACCTTTGTTGTACAACACCTGTACATTGTTTGGTTTAGTCTCTAAATAACTGGTATAAGCGGCAATGGCTTCCTGGTATTGGCCATCATTATAAAAGGCATCACCTTTATTTGATGCGCTATTACCACAGGCCACCAAAACCCCGGTCAATAATATAATGCTTAATAGGTTTTTAATCGAAATCATAAATTAAAATAAAATTATACGGCTACACTGTTATCTCTGAGTGCATCATTGAGAGAAGTTTTTAAATCAGTGGAGGCCTTTCTTTTCCCGATGATTAGGGCACAAGGAACCTGAAACTCACCCGCATTAAACTTTTTATTTAATGTTCCGGGTATAACAACCGATCTTTCAGGGACATATCCTTTGTGCTCTACAGGTTCATCACCTGTTACATCAATGATCTTAGAACTTGCTGTGAGGGTTACCCCTGCACCAATAACAGCCTCTTTACCGATTCTTACCCCTTCTACAATAATGGCTCTGGACCCTATAAAAGCACCATCCTCAATAATGACAGGTGCAGCTTGAATAGGTTCCAAAACACCTCCTATACCAACTCCACCACTTAGGTGGACGTTTTTTCCTATTTGTGCACATGATCCAACAGTAGCCCAGGTATCCACCATGGTTCCACTATCCACATAAGCACCAATATTTACATAAGAAGGCATCATCACCACTCCGCTAG of the Cyclobacterium marinum DSM 745 genome contains:
- the lhgO gene encoding L-2-hydroxyglutarate oxidase → MLYDITIIGGGIVGLATGLKIKTQRPELKVAVLEKESEVACHQTGNNSGVIHSGLYYKPGSMKAKNCINGYHQLVQFCEENEIPFEITGKVVVATKKEQLPQLNFLMERGIQNGLKGVRSITMEELKEFEPYCQGVGALHVPQTGIVDYKRVAMVYEKKFTALGGVVLFNHKVLDINDLNNSITINTSAGDINTKIVINCAGLYVDKVAAMLEKDPLPIRIIPFRGEYFKIKKEREYLVKNLIYPVPDPNFPFLGVHFTRMKKGGVEAGPNAVLAFRKEGYKKTDFNLDEFLEAVTWPGLQKVAGKYWRTGLGEYKRSFIKSEFTKALQELIPDITSADLVSGGAGVRAQACDREGGLLDDFAIQETAKAVHVINAPSPAATSALSIADKISELALQKV
- a CDS encoding BaiN/RdsA family NAD(P)/FAD-dependent oxidoreductase, with protein sequence MEKLKVGIIGGGASGFFAAIEAAKNGAEVLLFEKTNKVLSKVLVSGGGRCNVTNGTESPSEFLKGYPRGKNFMKKVFKAFNSKDTIQWFESRGVPLKTEEDGRVFPVSNSSSSIVEVLKKEAKNYGVKVLYKTGIQEVKRYDDKFILNSEKEKFLVDKLVICTGGKPKKEGYSLVEQLGHTVHAPIPSLFTFNAPTSKIIQLKGLSVPNGHVRFEGSQLQYSGPILITHWGISGPAVLKLSAFGAEWLHEKEYKAIALIKWRDEFTEEGLRTELLAFKQNHPLKVVHKNPLFALPGRLWEYLIEKAEINPELKWGETNKKKINKLIENLMRFSLKVSGKTTFKEEFVTAGGVSLNEIDARNMESKLVKGLFFAGEVIDVDGITGGYNFQAAWSTGFLAGSMSSGNES
- a CDS encoding helicase HerA-like domain-containing protein translates to MEQTDKFKEHINLGYTFKKDSFIIGTGMLDQQALNGAQVKIPLKTLNRHGLIAGATGTGKTKTLQVIAEQLSLKGIPSVLMDLKGDLTGLACPGTNNEHIEKRCASIGVPYEATGIPVELMSISNEKGVKLKATVSEFGPVLMSQILDLNDTQSGILSLVFRYCDMKHLPLLDLMDLRSILKYVINEGKAEITKEFGAVSSNSVNTILRKIIELEQQGAENFYGERSFDVEDFVRQESGRGVVSIIRLTDIQNRPKLFSTFMLSLLSEIYETFPEQGDQEAPKLCLFIDEAHLVFSNASKDLLEKIEAIVKLIRSKGVGIFFCTQTPTDVPDEILGQLGLKVQHALRAFTAKDRKAINKTAENYPISPFYETSEVLTSMGIGEALITALNEKGIPTPLVHTLLRAPVSRMGILSADEIDNQVKKSKLVSKYNEPINRESAFEILEEKLNNAAPENREKEAPSSSKRKASAKEKESFFEALSKNTMVRQLGRTFFRELTRGIMGSLTNKKR
- a CDS encoding DUF4332 domain-containing protein, with amino-acid sequence MSHSITKIEGIGPVNKEKLSAAGIVTVEKLLEKGASKSGRKEISAASGIDEKIILNWVNMADLFRIKGIASQFAELLKAAGVDTVKELRNRNAENLHQALVATNEAKNLTNAVPALSRVTDFIEQAKNLDPVVTH
- a CDS encoding DUF937 domain-containing protein; translated protein: MISSLLENLSPELISGLTQKFGLDQSKASEAVSTTKSSLFESISKEAAGGNLDGILGMLNQGSGLTQNPMFKSILGNLTGSYASKLGVSPEMAMSIASFVLPKIISAISSTKSGDLEKTDLVKMLGESSGKAIADKASDLLKGGLGGLFK
- a CDS encoding molecular chaperone DnaJ; the encoded protein is MKKHPFLIILFLLVAIGFSRPFSTYAQSPNLGTTSAMMSKANTAMENGDYTTANTVFREIIESNQPIPAEMPYLFSKTLFALGQYHNSQSFVNKYLDLNGFKGSFYRQAKDLQKQLESPLAEIASCQYCDARGYRYGTCETCHGEGKSEQACSLCKGRGVIGCSRCAGDGMVTKRNVFNILEYFECERCSGKGRLTCTSCHGSLVEIDTCPVCEGTGHLLTEELCDHTAPEK
- a CDS encoding tetratricopeptide repeat protein encodes the protein MISIKNLLSIILLTGVLVACGNSASNKGDAFYNDGQYQEAIAAYTSYLETKPNNVQVLYNKGRAHEELDDFKKAEDSFKRALKQEPKNTQILLSLSNLYHNNDKPELALMYADHAVSVSGAPSMAYFLKARSMHKLGNVKEAIREYNTAIKMSPKNGQAYYYRGLLYVATDQTANACKDFKAAVTNNYAPAKESVKKYCR
- a CDS encoding 2,3,4,5-tetrahydropyridine-2,6-dicarboxylate N-succinyltransferase; the protein is MELQHIIEKAWDNRDLLNEKDVQIAIKTVIADLDNGKIRVAEPTSDGSWKVNDWVKKAVILYFPIQKMRTIEVGPFEFHDKMALKTNYAKQGIRVVPHAVARYGAFLASGVVMMPSYVNIGAYVDSGTMVDTWATVGSCAQIGKNVHLSGGVGIGGVLEPIQAAPVIIEDGAFIGSRAIIVEGVRIGKEAVIGAGVTLTASSKIIDVTGDEPVEHKGYVPERSVVIPGTLNKKFNAGEFQVPCALIIGKRKASTDLKTSLNDALRDNSVAV